The genomic stretch GTTGCGTCAGGTCGGCGAAGCGCACTCCGGTTGCCGCGAGGCGGCTTCCTGCAGCGCGCAGCTGTGGATAACCGCCGGCGATCGCGGCGGCATAAGGCGAATCCGGATCGATCGCGACCCGCCGTTCCAGAGTTCCGAGAGGCTTCGAGCCGGGGAGGTACTGGTTCGGTTGGAGGAAGTGGAAGTACTCGATACCGTTAGCCCGGCACAGGTTGGCGAGTTGTTGAGAGGAGCGCTCCCAGAGCGCTGCCAGCTCGGCGTACATCGCCTGGGCACTGGCGGGGCTCTCGGGGTTGCCGGAGCCGGGGGAGCCGCCCGCGTCCCGTGCCTGCCCGAGAGCCGAGAAGCTCAGGCGTTCGCCTTCTGCGGGGCCGACGAGGGCGGCATTCGCCGCCTCGACGTGGCCACGGAGCCAGCGGTCTCCCGCCGCCCAGATCATCGCGGAGATGGCCGTGCGGTCGAGTCCCGGTCCCGACAGGAGTCTCGCCCAGCGCTGCCGTCGTTCGAGCCAGAAGGACTGGGCGCCGAGCGCCCGGAGGCGATCGGGAGAGGCCTTCGCTTCGACGAGCCGGGGCCAGGCGCGAGGATAGGCCGGGTGGGCGCCGATGGGCCGACCCTCGAGCGGGTAGAGCGCGACCTCGTTGAATCCGTCGAGGTTGATCAGATAGTCGAACTCGCCGCCGAGGGCGAGAAGGTAAGTCAGGGTCGCGAGTTGCTGGGGTTGCTTGAAGCCGCCGAGCGCGAGGCGGACGAAAACGAGCTCGCGATCGGCGAAGGCGGGGACGGTAGCGAGGCGTTCGCGCAACCGCTCCGTCCCTTCGGATCCGAAGTAGTAGGCGACCGAACCTCCCGTGATGGCGATGATGCGGCGCTCTCGCGAGCGCCGCTGCAGCGACGGCTTGTCGTCGATGAAGCCAAGGTCGTTGATCGGGAGGTGGTGGCGCGCCATCCAGGTCGGGCCGACCTGCCGTGGCGTCTGGACGTAGCCGAGAAATGGATGAAGCGAGATGCCCCTGGTCAGCAGGCGCGCCGCGCCGGGGTCTGCCGGAGCGCCTTCGACCTGGCCCGAGGCGACGCCCTTCCTGTCAGAGCGAAGGCCCGCGAGGCCGCCCGTCCGCTCTCCGGTGAGCGCGAGCGCCAACCGCGCAGCAACTTCCGCAGCCGCTCCGACGGCAAGCAGAAAACAGGCCGCCAGGAACAGGTTTCGCCCGCGAGACACCGAAAAAGTATACCGGTCGCGCCACCCTCAGACTCGTCTCCAGGTCCCCTGCCTCCGGGTCGTCCAGCGCCGCCGGATCCGGTTCGGAGCGTCGAATCGCGGCCCCGGCCGGCCGCTCGCGATAGGATCCGGCTCTTCATGAACGATCTCGGGACCCTGGATCTCGCGCGGCGCGCGGGCGAGCTCGAAGGCGCGGCCTTCGAGGCGGCTCTCGCGGCACGCGAGCGTTTGGAGCGTTCGGATCGCCTCAGCCGGATCGCGCTCACCTCCGACGAGGCCGATCTGCCGGCGGCCGACGCGCGCTCCGGCTCGCGGCGCGACCTGCCGGAGCTCGAGTCGCAGCTCGCGGAGCTCGTGCGCTTTCGCGAGGCCGTGCTGCATTCGCGCAGCTGGAAGCTGATGCAGCGCCTGCTGCGCCTCGTCGGGCGGGGCTGGTAGGTCGTGGCCGAGCGCGACAGGAGGGCCGGGATCGATGCCGGCGTCGCAGGATTCTCCGACGCAGCCGATGCCGACGCTCTGCGGACGAACATCGCCCGTCTCGAAGGGCGGATCACGACGCTCGAACGGGCTCTCGAACGGCGCTCGCGCGAGCTCCGCCTGCTGCAGGCGACGCTCTCTCCCGGCGACCTCGTCCAGCTGGCGCGGATCGCGGACGGTCTCCCGCCGCTGCCGCAGATGGCTCACCAGCTGGAGTTCTGGACCGAGACGACGGTGATCCAGCCGGCGCACATCGAGGCGACGCTCGAGGATCTCTGGGCCTCACTCACGCCGTCGCCGGCGGCGCCGCCCGGCGAGCTGCGCGTCAAGGGCTCCCGCCCGCCCGGGCGCGCGAACGGACCGGCCGAGTGACCTGGAACCCGAACCCCGAAGAGGATCGCGTCGAGCTGCCTCCGGTCACCCTGGTCCTGCTGACCTGGAACCGTTGGGAGCTCACCCGGCGCTGTCTCGCGACGCTCCTCGCCAGCGATCTCGCGGGCGCCGAGCTGCTCGTGGTCGACAACGGCTCGACCGACGGCACCCCCGGGGAGCTCGCTGCCTACGCCGGGCTGCGCGTGCTCGCACTGCCGTCGAATCGCGGTTTTGTCCGTGGCAACAACGCCGGCATCGCCGCGGCGCCGGCCGGAAACGACATCGTGCTGCTCAACAACGATCTCGAGTTCCCGCGCCGCGACTGGCTGCAGCGGCTGCGCAGGGCGGCGCATTCCTCGCCGGAGGTCGGCATCGTCGGGTGCCGGCAGGTCCTCTCCGACGGCAGGCTCCTCCACGCCGGTACCTACATCCTGCCCGACACCATGTGGGGGCAGCAGATCGGCGCGCTCGAGCGCAACGTCGGTCAGTTCACGGGCCGCCGGAACGTCGAGGGCATCACCTTCGCGGTGGCCTACCTCAAACGCCCGGTGATCGACGCCATCGGCGGGCTCGCGGAAGACTACGAATCGTATTTCGAGGATACCGACTACTGCCTGCGCGCCCGTAAGGCCGGCTTCCGAACCCTCTATGCAGGCGACTCCGAAGTGGTCCACGATGAGCACGGCTCGACTGCCGGCAACGACGGCCGCAGGATGGCGCTCTTCGAGCGCAGCCGCGAGGTCTTCCGCGGCAAGTGGCAGCAGGACCTCGACGGACGCTACCGGCGCGACCTCGTCTGGCAGTCGATCCTCAACTTTCCGACCGGCTACGCGCGCAGCAGCCGCGCCTATCTGCACGAGCTCGATCACCACCTCGGGGTGCGCTGCGCCTATCGCTACGTCTACGGCAAGGGCTCGCCGTTCCAGGTGGAGGAGCCCGAGAACACCGGCGATTACTACCTCAACGTGGTGCGCGGCCGGGAGCTGCCGCGCGGGCATGCGACGTCGGGGGTCTCGGTCGTCTACGGCCAGGGCGACGTCTTTAGGCGCGCCACCGGCAAGGTGAAGGTCGGGTTCACGATGCTCGAAGTCGACGGCTTCCCGCGCGACTGGGTCGAGCAGGCGAACGAGATGGACGAGATCTGGGTGCCTTCGGAGTTCAATCGCCGGGGGTTCCTCGCCTCGGGCCTGAAGCGCCCGATTCACCTTATTCCGCTCGGCGTCGACACCGAGTATTTCCATCCCGGCGCGCGGCGCCTCGCGAGCCCGACCGGCGAGTTCGTCTTCCTGGCCAACTTCGAGTGGGGCGAGCGCAAGGATCCGTGGCTCCTGCTGCGCGCCTTCAACGACACCTTCCGGGCCGACGAGCCGGTGCGGCTGTTGTGCAAGATCAGCAACCGCGATCCTCTCCTCAAGCTGAAGAGTGAGATCCGCAACCTCGGGCTCCGGCCGCAGGGCGGCAAGATCTCCTATCTGCTGAATCTCGACTTCCCGCACGCCGAGCTGCCGATGCTCTACCGGTCGGCCGACTGCTTCCTCGCCGTGTCGCGGGGCGAAGGCTGGGACATGCCGCTGATGGAGGCGATGGCCTGCGGCCTGCCGACGATCGCCTCGGACTGGAGCTCGCACACCGAGTTCGTGCACGACGCGATCTCCTACCGCCTGGCGGTCGCGGCGACCGTGCCCGCGGTCGCGAAGTGCCCCTACTACGCCGGTTTCCGTTGGGCGCAAGCCGACGAAGAGCATCTCCGGACGCTCTTGCGCCACGTCTTCGAAAATCAGGACGAAGCGCGCGCCAAGGGCGCCGCCGCGGCGCGCGAGATGGCCGCCAAGTGGACCTGGCGCCACGCCGCCGAGAAGATCGCGGCCCGCCTCGAGGCGCTCGCACCGTGAACACCGAACCGATACATCGGCCTGCCCCCATGCGCACGCCCAAGGAGCCGTAGATGAGCCCGATCGGCCCCGGCCGTGGTCATTTCGAGACGATGGAGCTGCACGGCGACCTCTGGAGACTCTCCGGCTGGATCTGTCATCCGGATCTCGCGACGACCGCGGTGGCGCTTTCGATCGACGGGGTGGCTCTCTGCGAGCTCGTGCCCACGCTGCGCGAGGACGTGGCCAGAATCTTCGACTGGATTCCCCACGCCGGCGCTTCGGGCTTCGCCGTGGAGGTGCCGCGTCGGCAGGGGCGCCAGCAGGTGCTGGTCGAGGCCCGGCAGGGACAGCGGGTTCTCACCTCGATCCGGACCACGATCGCGTCCGAGTTCGAGCAGCTCCCGACGCCGCCGCCGGCGCTCATGCAGCGCGTGAACGGCTCTCCCGATCCGCGCTTCTTCGATGCCGACGGCGTGCGTTCCTACACCGAGTTCTTCGACGCCGTCGCTCGGCATCGCGACTGGCAGTCGATCCCACGGATGCTCGACTGGGGCTGCGGTTGCGGGCGCGTCACGCGCTGCTTCCTGCGCGCCCATCCTGCGCTCGAGGTGCACGGCTGCGACATCGATGGCGAGGCGATCGCCTGGTGTTCGGAGCACCTCTCCACGGGGAGCTTCCGGACGATCGATCCCCAGCCGCCCACCCCGTACCCGGATGCCCGCTTTCCACTGATCCTCGGCTATTCGGTCTTTTCGCACCTCGATCCCGATCGGCAGCGTCTCTGGCTCGCGGAGTTGAATCGCCTGCTGGCGCCGGGCGGGCTTCTGCTCGCCTCGGTGCACGGCCCCTTCGCGGCGCGCTTCGCCTTCCCGAAGCTCCAGCCGTCGCGCGGTTTCAGCTGGCGGCGGCGCCCGGGCACCTTCGACGTGCGGGCGAAGGGCTTCATCGACGCCGGCGAAGACGTCGCGCTGCAGGGAATCGCCCCGGCGGGCTACTACCGCGGCGTCTTCCAGTCGCCAGCCTGGACGCGCCGCGTCTGGTCCGACTATTTCCGCGTGCTCGAGATCCTCGAGGGCGGCATGCAGAACTACCAGGACCTGGTCATCCTCGAAAAGCGATGACCGGCGTACCCGACCTCGAGCTGGCGCCGGGTCACCTCGCCGTTGAGTCCGCCTGCGGACGCCGCCACCCGCCTGCCGCGATATTCGCGAGGTGAACGCCGAAGGCGCTCTCCTTTCTTCGTCAGGCAGACGATACCGGCACCTGCTGTTCGTCGCGATGGTCGGTGTTGGCGGCCTCTTCCTGTTGCACCGACAGGAGATCCTGAGCGGCTTCGAAGTCGTCATCGGCGAGCCGGGCGACGACCGCCTGAACAACTGGGTGCTCGAGCACGGCTATCGCTGGCTGCGCGGCGATCGCGCCCACGCGGACTACTGGTCGCCGCCGTTTTTCCATCCCGAACCGAACGTCGCTGCCTATACCGAGGTCCTGCTCGGGCTGCAGCCGGTCTACGCTGCCGCGCGACTTGCCGGGCTCGAACCGCAGAAGGCCTTCGCAGTGCTGGCGCTCGCGCTGTCGACGTTGAACTTCGCCGCCTTCTACCTGCTCGCGAAGCGGTTCGGGGGCTTCGGGATCGGCGCATCGACTGCGGGTGCCTTCTTGTTCGCCTTTTCCAGTCCGCGAGCGGTGGGACTCAACCACCTTCAGATGACGGCGGGCTTCTTCGGTGTGGCTGCCTTCGCGGCCCTCGTCGCCATCTTCGCAGAGCGCCGTGGTGGACGAGGATGGATCGCCCTGTTCTGGCTTTCCTGCCTGCTGCAGCTCTACGCCGGGGTCTATCACGCGTGGTTTCTCGGCTTCCTCGTCGCGCTCGCCGCCGCGATTGCGCTCACGCAAGAGCATGCACGCGAGCGGCTGCTCGCCGAGTTGCGGCGGGAACCGTTCGCCTGGGCCGGGGGCGCGCTGGTCGTCGCCGTCGCCGCCTGGCCGCTCGCCGCGCACTATCTGGCGGCGGCCAAACTGGTCGGCGCGCGGCCGCTCGCGGTCGTCTTGCAACTGCTGCCGCGACCCGAATCCTGGTTGAATCTCGGGCCGGGGAGCCTCCTCTACGGGTCTCTGACAGACCGGTTCTGGGGTCCGGCGCTCCCCTTCGAGTGGACGCACCGCCTGGGGCTGGGCTTTCTCACCTGGGCGCTGGTGTTTTGGGGGGCTGCCCTCGCTCTGCGGCGTCGGGAGGGGCCGTTGCGCCTCCTGGTCCTCGCCTTCGGGCTCGCGGTGCTTCTCGCGACGCGATGGCCCGGCGACGGGTCGCTCTGGCGCGGGGTCTACGAGCTCGTGCCCGGAGCGACCGCCATCCGCGCCGTCGGTCGCCTCGCTGTCGTCGGCTTGTTGCCGTTGGCACTCTGCCTCGCTCTCGCCTGGCGCCGCCTCGAAGAATCGCGGCGCTTTCGCGCCTGGCTCGTGCCGATCGCGGCGCTGGTCGTCCTCGAACAGGTGCAGACGCCCGAGACCTACCACCGGCAGCCGGTCCGCGAGACCACGATGGGGCTCGCGCAGCGGATTCCTCCGGATTGCAGCGCTTTTTTTTACTCCTCCAGCAATCCCGAAGAGCTCCCGCACCACGTTCATCTGGACGCGATGTGGGCCGCGATGGAGACGGGGGTTCCGACGATCAACGGCTATTCGGGAGGTGCCCCGCCGCAATGGCGCCTGAAGGAGGCCGTGGAGCAGGTGTCGAATGGCGGAGCGGACCTGCGCGAGGGCCTGCGCTGGTGGATCACGACGCGGAGGATCCCCGAGGCCGTCTGCTGGATTCGGTGGAACGGCGATCGCGATCATCCGGCGGCCGTCGAGCGCCTGCAGGGGCGCCCAATCGCGCCCGGGGCCTAGGCCGAATTCGGGCGAGAGGGAGGGAGAGATTCGCGGAGAGGACCTCGAGAGCGTCGTTGTCGACGGCGCCGTCCGCGAGATTTCGGGCGACCGGTCGCCGAGCTGGTAACCCGGTGCACCTTCCCTGGCACCGAACAGCGGTAAGCTGACCGGCTCAGGAGGACGCGCGTGGTCCAAGCGAAACACCTTC from Thermoanaerobaculia bacterium encodes the following:
- a CDS encoding glycosyltransferase, giving the protein MPPVTLVLLTWNRWELTRRCLATLLASDLAGAELLVVDNGSTDGTPGELAAYAGLRVLALPSNRGFVRGNNAGIAAAPAGNDIVLLNNDLEFPRRDWLQRLRRAAHSSPEVGIVGCRQVLSDGRLLHAGTYILPDTMWGQQIGALERNVGQFTGRRNVEGITFAVAYLKRPVIDAIGGLAEDYESYFEDTDYCLRARKAGFRTLYAGDSEVVHDEHGSTAGNDGRRMALFERSREVFRGKWQQDLDGRYRRDLVWQSILNFPTGYARSSRAYLHELDHHLGVRCAYRYVYGKGSPFQVEEPENTGDYYLNVVRGRELPRGHATSGVSVVYGQGDVFRRATGKVKVGFTMLEVDGFPRDWVEQANEMDEIWVPSEFNRRGFLASGLKRPIHLIPLGVDTEYFHPGARRLASPTGEFVFLANFEWGERKDPWLLLRAFNDTFRADEPVRLLCKISNRDPLLKLKSEIRNLGLRPQGGKISYLLNLDFPHAELPMLYRSADCFLAVSRGEGWDMPLMEAMACGLPTIASDWSSHTEFVHDAISYRLAVAATVPAVAKCPYYAGFRWAQADEEHLRTLLRHVFENQDEARAKGAAAAREMAAKWTWRHAAEKIAARLEALAP
- a CDS encoding class I SAM-dependent methyltransferase: MSPIGPGRGHFETMELHGDLWRLSGWICHPDLATTAVALSIDGVALCELVPTLREDVARIFDWIPHAGASGFAVEVPRRQGRQQVLVEARQGQRVLTSIRTTIASEFEQLPTPPPALMQRVNGSPDPRFFDADGVRSYTEFFDAVARHRDWQSIPRMLDWGCGCGRVTRCFLRAHPALEVHGCDIDGEAIAWCSEHLSTGSFRTIDPQPPTPYPDARFPLILGYSVFSHLDPDRQRLWLAELNRLLAPGGLLLASVHGPFAARFAFPKLQPSRGFSWRRRPGTFDVRAKGFIDAGEDVALQGIAPAGYYRGVFQSPAWTRRVWSDYFRVLEILEGGMQNYQDLVILEKR